From the genome of Aquila chrysaetos chrysaetos chromosome 12, bAquChr1.4, whole genome shotgun sequence, one region includes:
- the LOC115349169 gene encoding cytochrome P450 2J2 has protein sequence MLRFLWESISFQMLLIFLIVFLLVADYMKHRKPKHFPPSPFSLPFLGHIYMLNFSNPQIMVQKLTEKYGDIFSMQLGSTSFVLINGLRMIKEVLVNQAENFMDRPEIPIDKEIFSKMGLVSSSGHLWKQQRRFTLTTLRNFGLGKRPLEERIQEECRCLVDAFGDEQGNPFNPHLKISNAVSNVICSITFGNRFDYHDEEFKKLLRLMDETVSLHGTVMSQLYNSFPSIIKFLPGSHQTIFKNWKLLKSFVKEKIDKHKEDWNPSESRDFIDSYLQEIAKDNGNGSFQEENLVACALDLLFAGTETTSTTIRWALLYMAMYPEIQARVQAEIDAVVGQVRQPALEDRSNMPYTNAVIHEVQRKSNIIPFNVPRLTVKDTVLDGFHIPKGTVLLTNLTSVMFDKNEWETPDAFNPEHFLKDGQFWKRESFVPFSIGKRACLGEVLARAELFLIFTALLQKFTFQAPPDTTLSLQFKLGITMAPQPYKICAVPR, from the exons ATGCTGCGCTTCCTCTGGGAGAGCATCTCCTTCCAGATgctcctcatcttcctcattGTCTTCCTGCTTGTCGCCGACTACATGAAGCACCGAAAGCCGAAGCacttccctcccagccccttctccctcccctttttgGGGCACATCTACATGCTGAACTTCAGCAATCCCCAAATCATGGTGCAGAAG cttaCTGAAAAATATGGTGACATCTTCAGCATGCAGCTGGGCAGCACATCGTTTGTGCTCATAAATGGGCTGCGGATGATTAAGGAAGTTCTTGTAAACCAAGCGGAAAACTTTATGGATCGCCCTGAAATTCCTATTGACAAGGAGATCTTCAGCAAAATGG gACTGGTCTCCTCCAGCGGGCACTTgtggaagcagcagaggaggttCACCTTGACCACCCTCCGAAACTTTGGCTTGGGAAAGAGGCCCCTGGAGGAGCGTATCCAGGAGGAGTGCCGATGCCTCGTGGATGCGTTTGGGGATGAACAGG ggAATCCTTTCAATCCTCACTTAAAAATCAGTAACGCCGTTTCAAACGTCATCTGCTCCATCACCTTTGGCAATCGGTTTGACTACCACGATGAGGAATTCAAAAAATTGCTGCGGCTGATGGACGAGACGGTCAGCCTCCACGGGACCGTCATGAGCCAG CTATACAACTCTTTCCCGTCTATAATAAAGTTCCTCCCTGGATCCCAccaaaccatttttaaaaactggaagtTGCTGAAAAGTTTCGTGAAAGAGAAGATCGACAAACACAAGGAGGACTGGAACCCCTCGGAGAGCCGGGACTTCATCGACAGCTACCTGCAGGAGATAGCCAAG GACAACGGTAACGGCAGCTTCCAGGAGGAAAACCTCGTGGCGTGTGCGCTCGACCTACTGTTCGCCGGGACCGAGACCACTTCCACAACCATCCGCTGGGCTCTGCTGTATATGGCTATGTATCCAGAAATTCAAG CCCGCGTGCAAGCCGAGATTGACGCGGTCGTCGGGCAGGTGAGGCAGCCAGCCCTGGAGGACAGGAGCAACATGCCTTACACCAATGCTGTCATCCACGaagtgcagaggaaaagcaacatCATCCCTTTCAACGTCCCAAGACTGACGGTGAAGGACACGGTCTTGGATGGCTTCCACATACCAAAG GGCACTGTTTTGCTCACAAATTTAACCTCTGTGATGTTTGACAAGAACGAGTGGGAAACCCCCGATGCTTTTAACCCTGAGCATTTCTTGAAGGATGGTCAGTTTTGGAAAAGGGAGTCTTTTGTGCCATTTTCTATAG GGAAGCGTGCCTGCCTGGGCGAGGTGCTGGCCCGTGCCGAGCTCTTTCTCATCTTCACGGCTCTGCTCCAGAAATTCACCTTCCAGGCACCCCCGGACACCACGCTCAGCCTCCAGTTCAAGCTGGGCATCACCATGGCCCCGCAGCCCTACAAGATCTGCGCCGTGCCTCGGTAG